Proteins co-encoded in one Octopus bimaculoides isolate UCB-OBI-ISO-001 chromosome 9, ASM119413v2, whole genome shotgun sequence genomic window:
- the LOC128248766 gene encoding uncharacterized protein LOC128248766 has product MSVVMRAAGISLLHYLKKKTNVFNIDDENTSSAADGPVVTVGGDAASSDTIAVVAVVVVQVTADDADDDVDDADDSDVNDDGRDDNNHRNDGEFQDDNETHDDDNDDDDNDSTSQPYSKKKNPEKESIQSVDTSYSHRTVFVAVLNSIQFSTRITTEKEMYCQTKKNTTEGKQIKTFL; this is encoded by the exons ATGAGCGTGGTTATGAGAG CGGCAGGAATCTCCTTACTTCATTATCTTAAGAAAAAGACAAATGTCTttaatattgatgatgaaaatACCTCTTCTGCTGCTGATGGTCCTGTTGTGACTGTCGGTGGTGATGCTGCTAGTTCTgatactattgctgttgttgctgttgttgttgtccagGTTACTgctgatgatgccgatgatgatgttgatgatgctgacgatAGCGACGTCAATGATGATGGTAGAGACGACAATAATCATCGTAATGACGGTGAATTTCAAGATGACAACGAGactcatgatgatgacaatgatgatgatgacaatgactcgACCAGTCAACcttactcaaaaaaaaaaaacccagaaaaagaaTCTATTCAAAGCGTTGACACAAGTTATTCGCACAGAACggtatttgttgctgttttaaaTTCTATTCAGTTTTCGACAAGAATTACAACTGAAAAGGAAATGTATTGTCAGACGAAAAAAAATACCAcggaaggaaaacaaataaagacaTTTCTATAA